One genomic window of Cannabis sativa cultivar Pink pepper isolate KNU-18-1 chromosome 2, ASM2916894v1, whole genome shotgun sequence includes the following:
- the LOC133034234 gene encoding uncharacterized protein LOC133034234, with translation MAKNDAVIQSYAASLRNLELQLGKLANELKARPEGSLLSDTENSRRDGKEQCKSIQLRSGKHLKNSEEEITGSGEPTSIQIDEKLSKKTAQEFADTRPIDTAKGQQPDSQQSAPVCSSPKPPLPFPQRFRKQQQDGQFKKFLDVLKQLHINIPLVEALEQMLNYVKFLKDILTKKRRLGEFETVALTEGCSAMLKSKIPPKLKDPGSFTIPCSIGGRDVGRALCDLGTSINLMPMSIFKKLGIGEARPTTVTLQLADRSMAHPEGKIEDVLVQVDKFIFLADFMILDYEADRDMPIILGRPFLATRRTLIDVQNGELTMRVNDQKVTFNVFNAMRFPDEIEECSRISVTDSIVAERFHKEAWKDEKFISSSDELEDLSEDEDNEVAWVEPLHPIPKFKKPFESLELKESNFKPPKPSIQEPPKLELKPLPSHLKYAYLGENDMLPVIIAANLEVEDEGAFLGVL, from the coding sequence ATGGCCAAAAATGATGCAGTGATACAAAGTTATGCTGCCTCTCTTCGAAACCTTGAGTTGCAACTTGGAAAATTGGCCAATGAATTAAAAGCTAGGCCGGAAGGTTCTTTGCTTAGCGACACAGAAAATTCAAGGAGGGATGGGAAGGAACAATGCAAATCCATTCAACTAAGGAGTGGAAAGCATCTGAAAAATTCTGAGGAGGAAATAACGGGTAGTGGGGAGCCCACTTCAATCCAAATCGACGAAAAGTTGAGTAAAAAAACTGCCCAGGAATTTGCTGATACCAGACCAATTGATACAGCAAAGGGTCAACAACCTGACAGTCAGCAATCTGCACCAGTATGTTCTAGTCCTAAACCACCCCTTCcatttcctcaaagatttcgaaaacaacaacaagatgGGCAATTTAAGAAGTTTTTAGATGTGTTGAAGCAGCTCCATATCAATATTCCCTTGGTAGAAGCATTGGAGCAAATGCTGAATTATGTCaagttcttaaaagatattttgacGAAGAAAAGGAGGTTGGGGGAGTTTGAAACTGTAGCTCTCACCGAAGGATGCAGCGCCATGTTGAAAAGTAAGATTCCACCGAAGTTGAAGGATCCTGGTAGTTTTACAATCCCTTGTTCTATTGGGGGACGGGATGTTGGAAGAGCCTTATGTGATTTGGGTACAAGCATCAACCTCATGCCTATGTCGATCTTTAAGAAGTTGGGTATTGGTGAAGCACGTCCTACAACTGTTACATTGCAGCTTGCTGACAGGTCCATGGCCCATCccgaaggaaaaatagaagatGTTCTAGTACAGGTTGACAAGTTCATTTTTCTCGCTGATTTCATGATTCTGGACTATGAAGCTGATAGAGATATGCCTATTATCTTGGGTCGACCATTCCTTGCTACCAGGAGAACTCTGATTGATGTGCAAAATGGGGAGCTCACTATGAGGGTGAATGACCAAAAAGTCACCTTTAATGTGTTCAATGCTATGAGGTTTCCAGATGAGATAGAAGAATGCTCCCGCATAAGTGTAACTGACTCTATTGTAGCTGAAAGATTTCACAAGGAAGCTTGGAAGGATGAGAAGTTTATAAGTTCTTCTGATGAGCTTGAAGACTTGAGTGAAGATGAAGACAACGAAGTTGCTTGGGTGGAGCCATTGCATCCTATCCCTAAATTCAAGAAGCCCTTTGAATCTTTGGAGTTGAAGGAAAGTAATTTCAAGCCTCCAAAACCCTCCATCCAAGAGCCACCGAAGTTGGAGTTGAAACCCTTGCCAAGCCATCTGAAGTATGCCTATTTGGGGGAGAATGACATGCTGCCAGTTATTATAGCAGCAAACTTGGAAGTTGAAGATGAAGGTGCCTTCCTAGGGGTGTTATAA